A single window of Liolophura sinensis isolate JHLJ2023 chromosome 6, CUHK_Ljap_v2, whole genome shotgun sequence DNA harbors:
- the LOC135467847 gene encoding uncharacterized protein LOC135467847 — MCTIETMSKFRNLLGGGCSRILVIVGLVLLRVPEALLENQCVLSDGRCTYNVQLSLAGGKCNSGPEPPVEFLTGTQNDNSKKMTDMEKDFQDIKDDHESRLKRLENTVQKVVLGSRDTSSKSPAKAPFLLGSKYAESNMETEEQLLTSLHKEFTNIRDRLRIKSDLLVVSEKKLNETLKALEMSQKSFLETSKDLLEAEDKVGSLQAENFVLKTNLDEKTIKLEHTSEILNETDTTLKILQENYNVTSISESKLKEELANHKTALNETTVLLDKTLTEYTTLMTKHAKAVDTLHRRERELIDCYTAKTATFCGFEDFNICGFTQENATDFFNWTRAKGRTPSSNTGPEQDHTCEGPNGHFMFIEASSRGKGQNAILYSPKYRSLSEQCLEFHYHMYGRNVGTLNVYTRAFGNEVASVWRAYGNQGNFWIVSRLYIPENLARVGYQIGFEAITETGFQGDIAIDDIRVNDGPCPSDSNARPVVVNVPITPNPDTETTTKEQLTRAERKRRRRLRKLRQRIADHLNTS, encoded by the exons ATGTGCACAATCGAAACGATGTCTAAGTTTAGAAACCTTCTCGGAGGTGGTTGTAGCAGGATTTTGGTGATTGTAGGACTGGTGTTATTAAGGGTACCTGAAGCACTGCTGGAGAATCAATGCGTGCTGTCAGATGGCCGATGTACATATAACGTCCAGTTATCTCTGGCAGGTGGCAAGTGTAATTCAGGACCAGAGCCACCTGTCGAATTTCTCACAGGCACGCAAAATGACAATTCCAAGAAAATGACGGACATGGAAAAAGATTTCCAGGACATCAAGGATGACCATGAAAGCCGCCTGAAACGCCTGGAAAACACTGTGCAGAAAGTGGTTTTGGGATCGCGGGATACGAGTTCCAAGAGCCCTGCAAAGGCTCCGTTTTTGCTGGGCAGCAAATACGCGGAAAGCAATATGGAGACGGAGGAACAACTGCTAACATCTTTGCACAAAGAATTCACGAACATTAGGGACAGACTGAGAATAAAATCGGATCTTTTGGTGGTGTCTGAGAAAAAGCTCAACGAAACTTTGAAAGCTCTGGAAATGTCTCAAAAGAGCTTCCTGGAAACAAGCAAAGACTTGCTGGAAGCCGAGGACAAGGTCGGCTCTTTGCAGGCTGAAAACTTCGTGCTGAAAACAAACCTGGATGAGAAAACGATTAAACTCGAACATACTAGTGAGATATTAAACGAGACGGACACAACTCTGAAAATTTTGCAAGAGAATTACAACGTTACTTCTATTTCAGAGAGCAAACTAAAAGAAGAATTGGCCAATCACAAAACAGCTCTAAACGAAACGACTGTCCTCTTGGACAAAACATTAACGGAATACACGACTCTCATGACAAAACACGCCAAAGCCGTGGATACGTTACATAGGCGGGAGCGAGAACTTATTGATTGTTACACAG CAAAAACGGCAACATTCTGTGGATTTGAGGACTTCAACATTTGTGGATTTACACAAGAGAACGCAACTGATTTCTTCAATTGGACCCGAGCTAAAGGAAGGACCCCGTCAAGTAACACCGGCCCTGAACAAGATCACACCTGTGAGGGGCCCAATG GACACTTCATGTTCATTGAGGCTTCCTCCCGTGGCAAGGGGCAGAACGCCATCCTCTACTCCCCCAAATACCGCAGTCTGAGTGAGCAGTGTCTGGAGTTCCACTACCACATGTACGGCCGGAATGTGGGCACGCTGAACGTGTACACCCGG GCATTCGGGAATGAGGTTGCATCAGTATGGCGGGCTTACGGTAACCAAGGGAATTTCTGGATTGTCTCCCGGCTGTACATCCCAGAAAATCTGGCTCGAGTTGGATATCAG ATTGGGTTTGAGGCCATCACAGAAACTGGTTTCCAAGGAGACATAGCCATCGATGACATCCGTGTGAACGACGGTCCTTGCCCCAGCGATTCTAACGCTCGCCCCGTGGTTGTGAACGTGCCCATCACACCTAACCCGGACACGGAAACCACGACCAAGGAGCAACTGACACGCGCGGAGCGTAAACGCCGTCGGCGTCTTCGTAAACTTCGACAAAGAATAGCGGACCATCTGAACACATCTTGA